Proteins encoded together in one Mycobacterium simiae window:
- a CDS encoding siderophore-interacting protein, whose translation MAGRPLQRFEVVGTQHIAPHMVRVTLGSDQFDTFVPSNFTDSYVKLVFVADDIDVAALPQPLTQDSFSMLAPEKRPPVRTITVRKVDAAARQISLDIVVHGEHGVAGVWAASAQPGQVIYLMGPGGAYTPDPAADWHLLAGDESALPAIATALEALPPNAIGKTFIEVASPEDEIPLTAPDGMQVNWVYRGGRADLVTEDRAGDFAPLIEAVTTTLWLPGQVHVFIHGEAQTVMHNLRPFIRKERGIDVKWSSSISGYWRRGRTEETFRQWKKELAQLESGAQSASSSA comes from the coding sequence GTGGCAGGTCGACCCCTTCAACGTTTCGAAGTCGTCGGTACCCAGCACATCGCACCGCACATGGTTCGCGTGACGCTGGGCAGCGACCAGTTCGACACCTTTGTTCCGAGCAATTTCACCGATTCCTACGTCAAGCTGGTCTTCGTCGCCGACGACATCGACGTTGCCGCGCTGCCGCAGCCGTTGACCCAGGACAGTTTCTCCATGCTGGCGCCCGAGAAGCGGCCACCGGTGCGGACCATCACCGTCCGCAAGGTCGACGCCGCCGCTCGCCAAATCTCGCTGGACATCGTCGTGCACGGCGAGCACGGCGTGGCCGGCGTCTGGGCGGCGTCGGCTCAGCCCGGTCAGGTGATCTACCTGATGGGGCCCGGCGGCGCCTACACGCCCGACCCGGCGGCGGACTGGCATCTGCTGGCCGGCGACGAGTCGGCGCTACCGGCCATCGCCACCGCGCTGGAGGCGTTGCCGCCCAACGCAATCGGCAAGACGTTCATCGAAGTGGCCAGTCCCGAGGACGAGATCCCGTTGACCGCGCCGGACGGCATGCAGGTGAACTGGGTGTACCGCGGCGGCCGGGCCGACCTTGTGACCGAGGACCGCGCCGGCGACTTCGCGCCACTGATCGAGGCGGTCACCACGACGCTGTGGCTGCCCGGGCAGGTGCATGTGTTCATCCATGGTGAAGCGCAAACCGTCATGCACAATCTGCGTCCGTTCATCCGCAAGGAGCGCGGTATCGACGTGAAGTGGTCGTCGTCGATCTCCGGCTACTGGCGACGCGGCCGCACCGAAGAAACCTTCCGGCAGTGGAAGAAGGAGCTGGCCCAGTTGGAATCCGGGGCGCAGTCGGCGAGTTCGTCGGCCTGA